From Coriobacteriaceae bacterium, a single genomic window includes:
- a CDS encoding Nramp family divalent metal transporter — translation MLNHLKQHFGSRRTGGHGGLDIARHIGPGLLVTVGFIDPGNWASNMAAGSQFGYALLWIVTLSTIMLIVLQHNAAHLGIATGTCLAEATTRYLPRIVGRAVLASAYLATIATAMAEVLGGAIALQMLFGLPVRAGCVIVAAASMAMLMTSSYKRAERWIIAFVGVVGLSFLAELTLVKVDWPQAAASWITPSMPTGSAAIIVSVLGAVVMPHNLFLHSEVIQSMHFEGQGEQVIEERLRYELFDTLFSMGVGWAINSAMVILAATTFFAHSIVVDDLAVAAATLSPILGPASSTIFAVALLFAGLSSSVTAGMAAGTITAGMFDEEYDIHDRHSSIGVAACFAGAVAACLVIPNPFEGLIWSQALLSLQLPITVFVLIRLTSSARVMGKYANSRPLNALLVGIGVIVTILDIVLLTGM, via the coding sequence ATGCTCAACCATCTCAAACAACACTTTGGTTCCCGGCGCACCGGTGGTCACGGAGGCCTAGACATTGCGCGGCATATCGGCCCCGGGTTGCTCGTCACCGTCGGCTTTATCGACCCGGGCAACTGGGCCTCCAATATGGCCGCGGGCTCGCAGTTTGGCTACGCGCTGCTGTGGATCGTCACGCTGTCCACGATCATGCTCATCGTGCTGCAGCACAACGCGGCGCACTTGGGCATCGCCACGGGCACCTGTCTTGCCGAGGCCACGACACGCTACCTCCCCCGCATCGTGGGACGCGCGGTACTCGCCAGCGCCTATCTCGCGACCATCGCCACCGCCATGGCCGAAGTCCTGGGCGGTGCGATCGCGCTTCAAATGCTCTTTGGCCTGCCCGTACGCGCCGGCTGCGTCATCGTCGCGGCGGCATCGATGGCGATGCTCATGACGAGCTCCTACAAGCGTGCCGAACGCTGGATCATCGCCTTCGTCGGCGTGGTAGGACTCTCGTTTTTGGCTGAGCTTACGCTAGTCAAGGTCGACTGGCCGCAAGCCGCCGCAAGCTGGATCACGCCCAGTATGCCCACTGGCTCTGCCGCGATTATCGTGAGTGTCCTGGGTGCGGTCGTTATGCCCCACAACCTCTTTCTACACTCCGAGGTCATCCAATCCATGCACTTCGAAGGCCAAGGCGAGCAAGTTATCGAGGAACGTCTGCGCTACGAGCTCTTCGACACGCTCTTTTCGATGGGCGTGGGCTGGGCAATCAACTCGGCCATGGTCATCCTGGCCGCAACGACCTTCTTTGCGCACAGCATTGTCGTAGACGACCTCGCCGTCGCAGCGGCCACGCTCTCCCCCATCTTGGGCCCGGCGAGCTCGACCATCTTTGCGGTAGCGCTGCTGTTCGCGGGACTATCGAGCAGCGTGACAGCGGGCATGGCGGCGGGAACCATCACCGCGGGCATGTTCGACGAGGAATACGACATCCACGACCGACATTCCTCGATCGGGGTAGCGGCCTGTTTCGCCGGCGCAGTGGCGGCGTGTCTGGTCATCCCAAATCCTTTTGAAGGTCTCATCTGGAGTCAGGCACTGCTGTCGCTTCAACTGCCGATTACGGTCTTTGTGCTCATACGGCTCACCAGCTCAGCCCGCGTTATGGGCAAATACGCCAACTCGCGCCCGCTCAACGCGCTGCTCGTAGGGATCGGCGTCATCGTGACGATTCTCGACATCGTGCTGCTAACGGGGATGTAA
- a CDS encoding rubredoxin, protein MAEEKKTYKFVCTVCGYEVEVDTPELPEDYVCPVCGVGPDEFELVEE, encoded by the coding sequence ATGGCTGAGGAGAAGAAGACGTATAAGTTCGTGTGCACCGTTTGCGGTTACGAGGTTGAGGTCGACACGCCCGAGCTGCCCGAGGATTACGTGTGTCCGGTGTGCGGCGTCGGCCCCGATGAGTTTGAGCTTGTCGAGGAGTAG
- a CDS encoding flavin reductase family protein, translating into MDKTAFFTMPSGLYVVSAAADGLRAGCVINTAVQVTSMPPRISVAVNKDNVTSGVIASAKAFALTVIDQTADMLYIGNFGFRTSSDYDKFAKYETRETALGMPYVPEHAAALFSCRLIDTVDVGTHLLFIGEVEDAERLSDETPLTYDYYHKVLKGKTPPKASSYQG; encoded by the coding sequence ATGGACAAAACTGCGTTCTTTACGATGCCGAGTGGCCTGTATGTGGTGAGTGCCGCGGCCGACGGGCTGCGTGCCGGCTGCGTTATCAACACAGCGGTGCAGGTGACGTCCATGCCGCCGCGTATTTCGGTTGCCGTGAACAAGGACAATGTCACCTCGGGCGTCATCGCATCGGCCAAAGCGTTCGCGCTGACCGTGATCGATCAGACCGCCGACATGCTCTACATCGGTAACTTTGGGTTCCGCACCAGCAGCGATTATGACAAGTTTGCCAAGTACGAGACCCGCGAGACGGCTCTGGGCATGCCCTATGTGCCCGAGCACGCGGCGGCCCTGTTTAGCTGCCGTTTGATCGACACTGTGGATGTGGGCACGCATCTGCTGTTTATTGGCGAAGTCGAGGATGCCGAGCGCCTGAGCGACGAGACGCCGCTAACGTACGACTACTATCACAAGGTGCTAAAGGGCAAGACGCCGCCCAAAGCCTCGTCGTATCAAGGCTAG
- the smpB gene encoding SsrA-binding protein SmpB, whose amino-acid sequence MPSKRERKLISKNRLAHHEYFIDETFECGIELSGTEVKSIRERACQITDTFALIRGGECWLVGLHIHPYSHGGVWNRDPDRRRRLLLHRKEIDFLDGKLRNRGYALVPLELYFNTDGRVKLLLGLGRGKKLYDKREDMAKRDVQREIDRALKERNR is encoded by the coding sequence ATGCCCAGTAAGCGCGAGCGCAAGCTCATTTCCAAGAATCGCTTGGCACATCACGAGTACTTTATCGATGAGACGTTTGAGTGCGGTATTGAGCTGAGCGGCACCGAGGTCAAGTCGATTCGCGAGCGCGCCTGCCAGATCACCGATACCTTTGCATTGATTCGTGGTGGTGAGTGCTGGCTCGTCGGCCTGCATATCCACCCTTATAGCCATGGTGGCGTGTGGAATCGCGATCCCGACCGTCGGCGCCGTCTGCTGCTGCACCGCAAGGAGATTGACTTTCTTGACGGCAAACTTCGCAACCGTGGTTATGCGCTGGTTCCGTTGGAGCTCTACTTTAATACCGACGGTCGCGTAAAACTGCTGCTGGGCCTGGGTCGCGGCAAGAAGCTCTACGACAAGCGCGAGGACATGGCCAAGCGTGATGTCCAACGCGAGATCGACCGCGCCCTCAAGGAACGCAACCGCTGA
- a CDS encoding arsenate reductase family protein — protein sequence MTVLFVEYPKCSTCKKAKAWLDEHGVEYIDRDIVLDNPTADELATWIARSGLPVRRFFNSSGMKYRELGLKARLDAGMTDRECYELLATDGMLVKRPLLVGDDFAIPGFRESAWVEALL from the coding sequence ATGACCGTACTGTTTGTTGAATATCCCAAGTGCTCGACCTGTAAGAAGGCCAAGGCATGGCTGGACGAACACGGGGTAGAGTATATCGACCGCGATATCGTTTTGGACAATCCCACGGCTGATGAGCTTGCGACCTGGATTGCTCGTTCGGGGCTGCCGGTGCGGCGCTTCTTTAATTCGTCGGGCATGAAATATCGAGAGCTGGGCCTGAAGGCGCGTCTAGATGCGGGCATGACGGATCGGGAGTGCTACGAGCTGCTGGCGACCGACGGCATGCTGGTTAAGCGTCCGCTGTTGGTGGGCGACGACTTTGCGATTCCCGGCTTTAGGGAATCGGCTTGGGTCGAGGCGTTGCTGTAG
- a CDS encoding MupG family TIM beta-alpha barrel fold protein gives MKTGISIYLSSPLQDIERTIERGAAAGARYAFTSLHIPEDGGAAYADKVRHVLSLLSARGIALIADVGPRTCDLLGLERIEDLRDLGLEYLRLDYGFSAQRVAELSGVFRIVVNASTVSSDEIASWREAGADVTRFAACHNFYPKPYTGLALEDIARVNLRLAALGFEIMAFVPGDANVRGPVFEGLPTVEAQRGRASKVALNMLELAHGADCDIVLVGDPDLSDAGWAQFAQVSAGYVDLQCELEPGYAYVRGQIHHDRPDSSVLIFRSQESRTKLKPDSVPTDAGAGLPRKTGSIAVSNSGYGRYEGELEIARVDLPGDERMNVAGHITPEAMELLPFVKRGFGVRFV, from the coding sequence GTGAAAACGGGTATTTCGATTTATCTTTCCAGCCCTTTGCAGGATATTGAGCGGACGATTGAGCGTGGTGCCGCGGCGGGTGCGCGCTATGCGTTTACCTCACTGCATATTCCCGAGGATGGGGGAGCGGCGTATGCCGATAAGGTCCGTCATGTGCTGTCGCTGCTTTCCGCCCGCGGCATTGCGCTCATTGCCGATGTGGGGCCTCGCACGTGCGATTTGCTCGGGCTTGAGCGCATCGAGGACCTGCGCGATCTGGGGTTGGAATACCTTCGTTTGGACTATGGCTTTAGCGCCCAGCGGGTCGCGGAGCTGTCCGGTGTATTTCGCATAGTGGTCAATGCATCGACGGTGAGTTCTGATGAAATCGCATCGTGGCGTGAGGCCGGTGCCGATGTGACTCGTTTTGCCGCCTGCCACAATTTTTACCCCAAGCCTTATACCGGTTTAGCTCTGGAGGACATTGCTCGAGTGAATCTTCGTCTTGCGGCGCTTGGATTCGAAATCATGGCTTTTGTGCCGGGCGATGCCAACGTTCGCGGGCCGGTATTCGAGGGACTGCCGACGGTCGAGGCGCAGCGCGGTCGCGCGTCAAAGGTTGCCCTCAATATGCTTGAGCTTGCACATGGCGCCGATTGCGACATTGTGTTGGTCGGCGACCCCGATCTTTCCGATGCGGGCTGGGCGCAGTTTGCTCAAGTTTCCGCCGGATACGTGGACCTGCAATGCGAGCTTGAGCCCGGTTATGCCTATGTGCGCGGGCAGATTCATCACGACCGGCCCGACTCGAGTGTCCTCATCTTTAGGTCTCAGGAGTCACGTACGAAGCTTAAGCCGGATTCCGTGCCGACGGATGCCGGAGCCGGCCTGCCGCGAAAGACGGGGTCGATCGCTGTGAGCAATAGCGGCTATGGGCGCTACGAAGGCGAGCTTGAGATTGCGCGGGTCGATCTTCCCGGTGACGAGCGCATGAACGTTGCGGGTCATATCACGCCCGAGGCAATGGAGCTGCTGCCGTTCGTCAAACGCGGATTCGGGGTACGGTTCGTTTAG
- a CDS encoding PTS transporter subunit EIIC → MTNKELAQKLLDLLGGKDNVLANAACMTRLRVTVKDTGNVDTEGIKALDGVMGLVEDDTMQIVLGPGKVNKVLEEFSKLTGLAKGVADESVVDAAATNKAAQKAKYESKPVQAFLKKISNVFVALLPGIIAAGLINGICNVINVSTAGALAGEWWYQGIRSMGWALFAYLPILVGYNAAREFGGSAALGGIAGMMCIANSAMPLLAPGAADPATAILLPLTNAQYNPAAGGMIAALIAGAFFAWMERQIRKVMPNALDTFLSPLLVLIIGAFALMLVIQPVGAWLTTAIFSVLTFIFEKLGVLGGYILSAGFLPLVSVGLHQALTPIHAMLNDPEGATKGINYLLPILMMAGGGQVGAGLALYFKTKNAKLKKYVAESIPVGILGVGEPLMYAVTLPLVRPFVTACLGAGFGGALAALLHIGTVSQGVSGLFGLLIVVPGQQLGYVAAMLLAYAAGFVLTWFFGVDEQKINEFFGE, encoded by the coding sequence ATGACGAACAAAGAGCTGGCTCAAAAGCTGCTGGACCTTTTGGGCGGTAAAGACAACGTGCTGGCAAACGCGGCGTGCATGACGCGCCTGCGCGTGACCGTCAAAGACACGGGCAACGTCGACACGGAGGGTATTAAGGCACTCGACGGCGTGATGGGCCTGGTCGAGGACGACACGATGCAGATCGTGCTGGGGCCGGGCAAGGTGAATAAGGTGCTCGAGGAGTTCTCCAAGCTCACCGGCCTTGCGAAAGGCGTTGCCGACGAGAGCGTGGTCGACGCTGCGGCCACAAACAAGGCCGCGCAGAAGGCCAAGTACGAGTCCAAGCCGGTTCAGGCCTTCCTCAAGAAGATTTCCAATGTCTTCGTCGCCCTGCTTCCCGGCATCATTGCGGCTGGCCTCATTAACGGTATCTGCAACGTCATTAACGTCTCGACGGCAGGCGCGCTTGCAGGCGAGTGGTGGTACCAGGGCATTCGTTCCATGGGCTGGGCCCTGTTTGCCTATCTGCCCATCTTGGTGGGCTATAACGCGGCACGTGAGTTTGGTGGCTCCGCTGCGCTGGGCGGCATCGCCGGCATGATGTGTATCGCCAACAGTGCCATGCCCCTGCTTGCGCCTGGCGCGGCCGATCCTGCCACTGCCATTCTGCTGCCGCTCACCAATGCGCAGTACAACCCCGCAGCGGGCGGCATGATCGCGGCTCTTATCGCTGGCGCATTTTTTGCCTGGATGGAGCGTCAGATTCGCAAGGTTATGCCCAACGCGCTCGACACGTTCTTGTCCCCGCTGCTGGTGCTCATCATCGGCGCCTTTGCTCTGATGCTCGTCATCCAGCCGGTTGGCGCATGGCTGACGACTGCCATCTTTAGCGTTTTGACCTTTATCTTCGAGAAGCTGGGCGTCCTGGGCGGCTATATCCTGTCGGCAGGCTTCTTGCCGCTGGTTTCCGTCGGCCTGCATCAGGCGCTCACGCCGATCCACGCTATGCTCAACGATCCCGAAGGCGCTACCAAGGGCATCAATTACCTGCTCCCCATCCTTATGATGGCTGGCGGCGGTCAGGTCGGTGCCGGTCTGGCGCTGTACTTTAAGACCAAGAACGCCAAGCTCAAGAAGTACGTCGCAGAGTCCATTCCCGTTGGAATCCTCGGTGTGGGCGAGCCTCTGATGTATGCCGTTACGCTGCCGCTCGTTCGTCCGTTTGTGACGGCCTGCCTGGGTGCCGGATTTGGCGGCGCGCTTGCGGCGCTGCTTCACATCGGCACGGTTTCTCAGGGCGTTTCCGGTCTGTTTGGCCTGCTGATCGTCGTTCCTGGCCAGCAGCTCGGCTACGTTGCCGCTATGCTGCTTGCCTATGCCGCCGGCTTTGTCCTGACGTGGTTCTTTGGCGTCGACGAGCAGAAGATCAATGAGTTCTTTGGCGAGTAG
- the murQ gene encoding N-acetylmuramic acid 6-phosphate etherase translates to MLDLTKFTTEQRNQRSMDLDTMTSLQIVTTMNDEDLRAVQSVTKVLPQVATAIDWAAEALERGGRVFYMGAGTSGRLGVLDASECPPTFGVSPDLIVGLIAGGETAFIKAVEGAEDSEELGASDLRERGLSDKDLVVGLAASGRTPYVVGGLVYAKATGCKTIAIACNQGSKIGESADLAIEPVPGPEVLTGSTRLKAGTVQKLILNMISTGAMVKIGKVYQNLMVDVQQTNEKLVVRGQNIVMEATGCTRECAIQALADAGGHVKTAIVSVLLDCDAEQAAVALERARGRVRAAVSGHEKSDADAQ, encoded by the coding sequence ATGCTCGATTTAACAAAATTCACGACCGAACAGCGTAATCAAAGGTCTATGGACCTCGATACGATGACATCGCTGCAAATCGTCACGACGATGAATGATGAGGATCTTCGTGCCGTCCAGTCGGTCACAAAAGTGCTGCCCCAGGTTGCCACAGCAATCGACTGGGCTGCTGAGGCACTCGAGCGCGGCGGGCGCGTCTTTTACATGGGCGCAGGCACCAGCGGTCGTCTGGGCGTACTCGACGCTTCGGAGTGTCCGCCCACGTTTGGCGTGTCACCCGATCTGATTGTCGGGCTCATTGCCGGAGGCGAGACGGCGTTTATCAAGGCTGTCGAAGGTGCCGAAGACAGCGAGGAACTTGGCGCGAGCGACCTGCGGGAGCGTGGACTCTCGGACAAGGATCTTGTCGTTGGCCTGGCGGCAAGCGGCCGTACTCCCTATGTGGTGGGCGGCCTTGTGTACGCCAAGGCAACTGGGTGCAAGACCATTGCAATTGCCTGCAACCAAGGGTCAAAGATCGGGGAGAGCGCAGATCTTGCCATTGAACCCGTGCCCGGTCCCGAGGTGCTGACCGGCTCAACGAGGCTCAAAGCGGGAACGGTTCAAAAGCTCATTCTCAACATGATTTCGACCGGTGCCATGGTCAAGATCGGCAAGGTATACCAAAACCTGATGGTCGATGTGCAGCAGACGAACGAGAAGTTGGTGGTGCGCGGCCAGAACATCGTGATGGAGGCGACCGGCTGCACGCGCGAGTGCGCTATTCAGGCGCTTGCAGATGCCGGCGGCCACGTAAAAACCGCTATTGTCTCGGTACTGCTGGACTGCGATGCCGAGCAGGCTGCGGTAGCTCTTGAGCGAGCGCGAGGCCGTGTCCGTGCTGCGGTGAGTGGCCATGAGAAGAGCGATGCCGATGCCCAATAG
- a CDS encoding MurR/RpiR family transcriptional regulator encodes MANGLLLRLRERELSASPAERNVIAYVSAHPHEVVGLSVRGLADATFSSPSSILRFCKRLGFAGYKEFQRELIAELALLGDKKDVALEDISMDDSVERIVGKVMKSNVRTIEATARTLDYTVLERCAAYLKRARAVNLFGIGASRLVAHDLAQKLMRVDKECHLYDDWHDQLLCAKNMHEGDMAIAFSYSGLTQEVLDCAAEAQRHNCPVVAVTKVDGSSKLATMADAVLGVAASEPLVRSGAMASRMAQLMVVDALYAAYVASDYERATHAIKQNYIEKQER; translated from the coding sequence ATGGCAAACGGATTGCTTTTGCGGCTTCGCGAGCGTGAGCTCAGCGCGAGCCCGGCGGAACGCAATGTCATCGCATATGTAAGCGCTCATCCGCACGAGGTGGTCGGGCTGTCCGTCCGCGGTCTTGCCGATGCCACGTTCTCCTCGCCCTCGAGCATTTTGCGCTTTTGCAAGCGCTTGGGTTTTGCGGGCTACAAGGAGTTCCAGCGCGAACTGATTGCCGAGCTGGCGCTCTTGGGTGACAAGAAAGACGTTGCCCTCGAGGACATCTCCATGGATGACAGCGTCGAACGTATCGTGGGGAAGGTGATGAAAAGCAACGTGCGCACGATCGAAGCGACGGCGCGAACGCTCGATTACACCGTCTTGGAGCGATGTGCGGCCTATCTTAAGCGGGCACGCGCGGTCAATCTGTTCGGTATCGGTGCCTCTCGTTTGGTCGCGCACGATCTGGCGCAAAAGCTCATGCGTGTCGACAAAGAGTGCCATCTGTACGACGACTGGCATGATCAGCTCTTGTGTGCCAAGAACATGCATGAGGGCGATATGGCAATCGCCTTTAGCTACTCGGGCTTGACGCAAGAGGTGCTGGACTGCGCCGCCGAGGCCCAACGTCACAACTGTCCCGTTGTGGCCGTGACCAAAGTAGATGGATCATCCAAGCTTGCCACCATGGCCGATGCCGTGCTCGGCGTCGCTGCGAGTGAGCCCTTGGTCCGCAGCGGTGCCATGGCTTCGCGTATGGCCCAGCTTATGGTTGTCGATGCCCTGTACGCTGCTTACGTTGCCAGCGACTACGAACGGGCGACGCATGCCATTAAGCAAAACTACATCGAGAAACAGGAAAGATGA
- a CDS encoding VanZ family protein has translation MARVKQIIGWTAIALFVATLAGIWVLTEQNAVQTSLLSESTARVVEGQATGVQAADATGEAQTENGMTGGTDSAASNVRSGRLASIRMWVGANVRRVAHTVEFFFVGLFASVVVVCFSRRPWSVCSRCVPVLLFCAVCSVGDQVHKIFVPGRHFDVIDLGFDAAGYVTAMLLVLLAAALVRYATRPIGAHARR, from the coding sequence TTGGCACGCGTAAAACAAATAATCGGATGGACCGCGATCGCTCTGTTCGTCGCAACGCTGGCGGGCATCTGGGTGCTGACGGAGCAAAACGCGGTGCAGACGTCGTTGCTGAGCGAGTCCACCGCGCGTGTGGTGGAGGGTCAGGCTACGGGCGTACAGGCTGCCGATGCCACGGGTGAAGCTCAGACCGAGAACGGGATGACCGGGGGCACCGATTCGGCTGCTTCGAATGTCCGGTCTGGCCGACTTGCTTCCATTCGCATGTGGGTGGGCGCGAACGTCCGTCGCGTTGCCCATACCGTAGAGTTTTTCTTCGTCGGATTGTTCGCCTCGGTGGTCGTGGTTTGCTTTTCCAGGCGTCCGTGGAGCGTATGCTCCCGTTGCGTGCCCGTGTTGCTCTTTTGCGCCGTCTGCTCCGTTGGCGATCAGGTACATAAGATCTTTGTTCCCGGCAGGCATTTCGACGTTATCGATTTAGGATTCGATGCTGCGGGCTATGTTACCGCGATGCTGTTGGTATTGCTGGCAGCGGCGTTGGTGCGCTATGCGACTCGGCCGATCGGCGCCCATGCGAGGCGCTAG
- a CDS encoding recombinase family protein, which translates to MATVYGYARVSSRDQNLNRQLDALGAYGVGSANIYADHASGKDFDRPRYRELLHVLGDGDVLVVLSIDRLGRNYSEILEEWRRITKELGVAIVVLDMPLLDTRARASGTPDVTNTLIADIVLQLLSYVAQVERENIHRRQAEGIAAARARGVRFGRPRKPCPPQFELVRDSYEAGDITRSQAAKCLGVCVGTFDRWMREAG; encoded by the coding sequence ATGGCGACGGTGTATGGTTATGCGCGGGTGAGTTCGCGCGATCAGAATCTTAATCGGCAGCTGGATGCGCTGGGCGCCTATGGCGTGGGCTCGGCGAATATTTATGCCGACCATGCGAGCGGCAAGGACTTCGATCGACCGCGTTATCGCGAGCTGCTGCACGTCCTGGGAGACGGGGACGTGCTAGTGGTGCTTTCTATCGACCGACTTGGTCGTAATTACTCCGAGATTCTTGAGGAATGGCGACGCATTACCAAGGAGCTCGGGGTTGCCATTGTGGTGTTGGACATGCCATTGCTTGACACGCGCGCCAGGGCCAGCGGCACGCCGGATGTGACCAACACCCTGATTGCCGATATTGTGCTGCAACTGCTGAGCTACGTGGCGCAGGTGGAGCGCGAGAATATCCATCGGCGCCAGGCGGAGGGAATTGCAGCGGCGCGGGCGCGAGGGGTTCGTTTCGGTCGACCTCGCAAGCCGTGCCCTCCTCAGTTTGAGCTGGTGCGCGATAGCTATGAGGCAGGCGATATTACCCGCAGCCAGGCAGCAAAGTGCCTGGGCGTGTGCGTGGGGACGTTCGATCGCTGGATGCGCGAGGCGGGGTAG
- a CDS encoding RNB domain-containing ribonuclease: MGRNNKHKRGARNKRGPVRSERRPSLTGRVQLHEHGAYVITESGDYKVMGRGKREIMDGDTVAVSIKNSPHGERRAVIEGVVERAAISVVGTYQTAGPLGVIEPLDSRLKADFFILPEDTSADRLGVHPGDAVVARILTYPTRLESGTVTIERRIGGDDAPDLGVQYVMARYGYTDSYPEAALDEAEGLSLDVSAALKDPLRRDLRDRFVITIDPVDARDFDDAISLERTPEGGYKLGVHIADVSHYVAWGGHIDLEARHRTTSVYLADRVLPMLPERLSNDLCSLRPDEDRLAFTVDIELDAQGRVRHYDPYPSVIRSRVRMDYDGAEALLVRADAVEYSVLEGAAEDVAAAEASREEALERGLACEETARGYNVDLGDFLVAANELAELRRRIRRVRGSVDFDTAEIRALLDEDGVPVQIVARERSCATSLIEEAMLLANECVAEWLADRDIEACYRVHEDPSPDSLHGAAVALAQLGIIDDRRAAGIALGSPDELQAAVDAAAGTASAPLVNTLLLRSMQRALYKPRNEGHFALAASCYCHFTSPIRRYPDLVVHRVLKLQLAYEQLGGKDALVRTPRLIGKGRESLPRILPQICRACSDAERAADAASHATQKIKIAQYYEDRLGERYAGTVSWVSSMGLFVRLDLTQVEGLVSIKSLGNEWFEFDEDALTLTGVDTGTRYELGQRVIIEVSRVNTTRGHLDFKLIH, from the coding sequence ATGGGGCGCAATAACAAGCATAAGCGCGGTGCTCGCAATAAGCGTGGGCCGGTGCGCAGCGAACGCCGTCCGAGCCTGACCGGGCGCGTGCAGCTCCATGAGCATGGCGCCTATGTCATAACCGAGAGCGGCGACTACAAGGTTATGGGCCGCGGTAAGCGCGAGATCATGGATGGCGATACCGTTGCCGTGAGCATTAAGAACAGCCCGCACGGTGAGCGGCGCGCCGTGATCGAAGGCGTGGTTGAGCGCGCAGCCATAAGCGTGGTGGGTACGTACCAGACCGCTGGTCCGCTCGGTGTGATCGAGCCGCTCGATTCGCGCCTGAAGGCCGACTTCTTCATTCTGCCCGAGGATACCTCGGCGGATCGTCTGGGCGTCCACCCGGGTGATGCCGTTGTCGCGCGCATTTTGACCTACCCGACGCGCCTGGAATCGGGCACCGTGACGATCGAACGCCGCATTGGCGGAGATGACGCGCCCGATTTGGGCGTTCAATACGTGATGGCGCGTTACGGCTATACCGATAGCTATCCCGAGGCCGCGCTGGACGAGGCCGAGGGGCTTTCGCTCGATGTGTCCGCGGCGCTTAAGGACCCGCTCCGCCGCGATCTGCGCGACCGCTTTGTCATCACGATCGACCCGGTCGACGCGCGCGACTTTGACGATGCCATTTCGCTTGAGCGCACGCCCGAGGGTGGCTACAAGCTGGGTGTGCATATCGCTGACGTTTCTCACTATGTGGCTTGGGGCGGGCATATCGATCTTGAGGCTCGCCATCGTACGACATCGGTGTATCTGGCCGATCGCGTGCTTCCCATGCTGCCCGAGCGCCTGTCTAATGACCTATGCTCGCTTCGCCCTGACGAGGACCGTCTTGCGTTTACCGTTGACATTGAGCTCGATGCGCAGGGTCGCGTGCGGCATTACGATCCTTACCCCAGCGTGATTCGCTCGCGTGTGCGTATGGACTATGACGGCGCCGAGGCGCTGCTGGTGCGTGCCGACGCGGTTGAGTATTCGGTGCTGGAAGGCGCCGCTGAGGATGTTGCGGCTGCTGAGGCCTCGCGCGAGGAGGCGCTTGAGCGCGGTCTTGCGTGCGAGGAAACTGCTCGCGGCTATAACGTCGACCTCGGCGATTTCCTTGTCGCCGCCAACGAACTCGCCGAACTTCGCCGTCGTATTCGTCGCGTCCGCGGCTCAGTCGATTTTGACACGGCCGAGATTCGCGCTCTATTGGACGAGGACGGAGTACCCGTGCAGATTGTGGCGCGTGAGCGTTCGTGTGCCACGTCGCTTATCGAGGAAGCCATGCTGCTCGCCAACGAGTGCGTTGCAGAGTGGCTGGCAGACCGTGATATCGAGGCCTGCTATCGCGTGCATGAGGATCCGAGCCCCGATAGCCTGCACGGTGCCGCCGTTGCGCTGGCGCAGCTGGGCATCATCGACGATCGCCGTGCTGCCGGTATTGCCCTGGGGAGTCCCGATGAGCTGCAGGCTGCAGTTGATGCTGCCGCCGGTACGGCAAGCGCACCGCTCGTCAACACGCTGCTTCTGCGCAGCATGCAGCGTGCGCTGTACAAGCCGCGCAACGAGGGCCACTTTGCGCTCGCCGCGTCGTGCTACTGTCACTTTACGAGTCCCATCCGTCGCTATCCCGATCTGGTGGTGCACCGCGTGCTCAAACTGCAGTTGGCCTATGAGCAGCTCGGCGGCAAGGACGCCTTGGTGCGCACGCCGCGGCTCATCGGCAAAGGTCGCGAGTCGCTGCCGCGCATTCTGCCGCAGATTTGCCGTGCGTGCAGCGATGCGGAGCGTGCGGCCGATGCCGCCAGCCATGCGACGCAAAAGATTAAGATTGCCCAGTACTATGAGGATCGCCTGGGCGAGCGCTATGCCGGAACGGTCTCATGGGTCAGCAGTATGGGCCTGTTCGTACGCTTGGACCTGACACAGGTCGAAGGCTTGGTTTCGATCAAGAGCCTGGGCAACGAGTGGTTCGAGTTTGACGAGGACGCGCTCACGCTCACAGGTGTCGACACGGGGACCCGCTATGAACTGGGGCAGCGTGTGATCATCGAGGTCTCACGCGTCAATACCACGCGCGGGCACTTGGACTTTAAGCTTATCCATTAG